A stretch of Chanodichthys erythropterus isolate Z2021 chromosome 20, ASM2448905v1, whole genome shotgun sequence DNA encodes these proteins:
- the sgk1 gene encoding serine/threonine-protein kinase Sgk1 isoform X1 — MTIQTETSVPAPDLTYSKTRGLVANLSAFMKQRKMGLNDFIQKLSTNSYACKHPEVQSILNLTPPQDAELMNSNPSPPPSPSQQINLGPSSNPTAKPSDFDFLKVIGKGSFGKVLLARHRSDEKFYAVKVLQKKAILKKKEEKHIMSERNVLLKNVKHPFLVGLHYSFQTADKLYFVLDYINGGELFYHLQRERCFLEPRARFYAAEIASALGYLHSLNIVYRDLKPENILLDSQGHIILTDFGLCKENIEPNGTTSTFCGTPEYLAPEVLHKQPYDRTVDWWCLGAVLYEMLYGLPPFYSRNTAEMYDNILNKPLQLKPNISNAARHLLEGLLQKDRTKRLGFTDDFTEIKNHMFFSPINWDDLNAKKLTPPFNPNVTGPSDLRHFDPEFTDEPVPNSIGCSPDSALVTASITEAAEAFLGFSYAPAMDSYL; from the exons ATGACAATTCAAACGGAGACGAGCGTTCCAGCTCCAGACTTGACCTACTCTAAAACAAGAGGACTAGTTGCTAATCTCAGTG CCTTTATGAAACAGAGGAAGATGGGACTGAATGACTTTATCCAGAAGCTTTCCACAAACTCTTATGCATGCAAGCA TCCTGAGGTCCAGTCCATCTTGAACTTGACACCTCCACAAGATGCTGAACTGATGAACAGCAACCCTTCCCCACCG CCAAGTCCTTCTCAGCAGATAAACCTCGGTCCTTCTTCAAACCCCACGGCCAAACCGTCGGACTTTGACTTCCTCAAGGTCATCGGAAAAGGCAGCTTTGGCAAGGTTCTTCTGGCCCGCCACCGCAGCGATGAGAAGTTCTATGCAGTCAAGGTGCTGCAAAAGAAAGCCATCTTAAAGAAAAAAGAG GAGAAACACATCATGTCTGAGCGCAACGTGTTACTGAAGAATGTCAAGCATCCTTTCTTGGTGGGCCTGCATTACTCCTTTCAGACTGCTGATAAACTCTACTTCGTACTGGACTACATTAACGGAGGAGAG CTGTTCTATCACTTGCAAAGGGAGCGATGCTTTCTGGAGCCACGTGCGCGGTTCTATGCAGCCGAGATTGCAAGCGCCTTGGGGTACCTGCACTCGCTGAACATCGTGTACCGAGACCTGAAACCCGAGAACATTCTCTTGGATTCGCAAGGACACATCATCCTGACCGACTTCGGCCTGTGCAAAGAGAACATAGAACCCAATGGAACGACATCAACATTCTGTGGAACACCAGAG TATTTGGCACCTGAGGTGTTACACAAGCAGCCGTACGACCGGACAGTGGACTGGTGGTGTTTGGGTGCAGTGCTGTATGAAATGTTATATGGCTTG CCTCCGTTCTACAGCCGTAACACAGCAGAAATGTACGATAACATCTTGAACAAGCCACTGCAGCTTAAACCCAACATATCTAATGCTGCCAGACACCTGCTGGAAGGCCTGCTGCAAAAAGACCGAACCAAGAGACTGGGCTTCACTGACGACTTT ACTGAGATCAAGAACCACATGTTCTTCTCTCCCATAAACTGGGATGATCTAAATGCCAAGAAGCTCACGCCACCCTTCAACCCTAACGTG ACGGGGCCTAGCGACTTGCGACACTTCGACCCCGAGTTTACCGACGAGCCGGTGCCAAATTCAATCGGCTGCTCCCCGGACAGCGCTCTAGTCACAGCTAGCATCACTGAGGCGGCCGAGGCTTTCCTGGGATTCTCTTACGCCCCTGCCATGGATTCCTACCTGTAG
- the sgk1 gene encoding serine/threonine-protein kinase Sgk1 isoform X2 — protein sequence MKDKTSPLTSFMKQRKMGLNDFIQKLSTNSYACKHPEVQSILNLTPPQDAELMNSNPSPPPSPSQQINLGPSSNPTAKPSDFDFLKVIGKGSFGKVLLARHRSDEKFYAVKVLQKKAILKKKEEKHIMSERNVLLKNVKHPFLVGLHYSFQTADKLYFVLDYINGGELFYHLQRERCFLEPRARFYAAEIASALGYLHSLNIVYRDLKPENILLDSQGHIILTDFGLCKENIEPNGTTSTFCGTPEYLAPEVLHKQPYDRTVDWWCLGAVLYEMLYGLPPFYSRNTAEMYDNILNKPLQLKPNISNAARHLLEGLLQKDRTKRLGFTDDFTEIKNHMFFSPINWDDLNAKKLTPPFNPNVTGPSDLRHFDPEFTDEPVPNSIGCSPDSALVTASITEAAEAFLGFSYAPAMDSYL from the exons ATGAAAGACAAAACTTCACCGCTCACAT CCTTTATGAAACAGAGGAAGATGGGACTGAATGACTTTATCCAGAAGCTTTCCACAAACTCTTATGCATGCAAGCA TCCTGAGGTCCAGTCCATCTTGAACTTGACACCTCCACAAGATGCTGAACTGATGAACAGCAACCCTTCCCCACCG CCAAGTCCTTCTCAGCAGATAAACCTCGGTCCTTCTTCAAACCCCACGGCCAAACCGTCGGACTTTGACTTCCTCAAGGTCATCGGAAAAGGCAGCTTTGGCAAGGTTCTTCTGGCCCGCCACCGCAGCGATGAGAAGTTCTATGCAGTCAAGGTGCTGCAAAAGAAAGCCATCTTAAAGAAAAAAGAG GAGAAACACATCATGTCTGAGCGCAACGTGTTACTGAAGAATGTCAAGCATCCTTTCTTGGTGGGCCTGCATTACTCCTTTCAGACTGCTGATAAACTCTACTTCGTACTGGACTACATTAACGGAGGAGAG CTGTTCTATCACTTGCAAAGGGAGCGATGCTTTCTGGAGCCACGTGCGCGGTTCTATGCAGCCGAGATTGCAAGCGCCTTGGGGTACCTGCACTCGCTGAACATCGTGTACCGAGACCTGAAACCCGAGAACATTCTCTTGGATTCGCAAGGACACATCATCCTGACCGACTTCGGCCTGTGCAAAGAGAACATAGAACCCAATGGAACGACATCAACATTCTGTGGAACACCAGAG TATTTGGCACCTGAGGTGTTACACAAGCAGCCGTACGACCGGACAGTGGACTGGTGGTGTTTGGGTGCAGTGCTGTATGAAATGTTATATGGCTTG CCTCCGTTCTACAGCCGTAACACAGCAGAAATGTACGATAACATCTTGAACAAGCCACTGCAGCTTAAACCCAACATATCTAATGCTGCCAGACACCTGCTGGAAGGCCTGCTGCAAAAAGACCGAACCAAGAGACTGGGCTTCACTGACGACTTT ACTGAGATCAAGAACCACATGTTCTTCTCTCCCATAAACTGGGATGATCTAAATGCCAAGAAGCTCACGCCACCCTTCAACCCTAACGTG ACGGGGCCTAGCGACTTGCGACACTTCGACCCCGAGTTTACCGACGAGCCGGTGCCAAATTCAATCGGCTGCTCCCCGGACAGCGCTCTAGTCACAGCTAGCATCACTGAGGCGGCCGAGGCTTTCCTGGGATTCTCTTACGCCCCTGCCATGGATTCCTACCTGTAG
- the sgk1 gene encoding serine/threonine-protein kinase Sgk1 isoform X3 has translation MRTSAEIKAFMKQRKMGLNDFIQKLSTNSYACKHPEVQSILNLTPPQDAELMNSNPSPPPSPSQQINLGPSSNPTAKPSDFDFLKVIGKGSFGKVLLARHRSDEKFYAVKVLQKKAILKKKEEKHIMSERNVLLKNVKHPFLVGLHYSFQTADKLYFVLDYINGGELFYHLQRERCFLEPRARFYAAEIASALGYLHSLNIVYRDLKPENILLDSQGHIILTDFGLCKENIEPNGTTSTFCGTPEYLAPEVLHKQPYDRTVDWWCLGAVLYEMLYGLPPFYSRNTAEMYDNILNKPLQLKPNISNAARHLLEGLLQKDRTKRLGFTDDFTEIKNHMFFSPINWDDLNAKKLTPPFNPNVTGPSDLRHFDPEFTDEPVPNSIGCSPDSALVTASITEAAEAFLGFSYAPAMDSYL, from the exons ATGAGAACGTCAGCGGAAATTAAAG CCTTTATGAAACAGAGGAAGATGGGACTGAATGACTTTATCCAGAAGCTTTCCACAAACTCTTATGCATGCAAGCA TCCTGAGGTCCAGTCCATCTTGAACTTGACACCTCCACAAGATGCTGAACTGATGAACAGCAACCCTTCCCCACCG CCAAGTCCTTCTCAGCAGATAAACCTCGGTCCTTCTTCAAACCCCACGGCCAAACCGTCGGACTTTGACTTCCTCAAGGTCATCGGAAAAGGCAGCTTTGGCAAGGTTCTTCTGGCCCGCCACCGCAGCGATGAGAAGTTCTATGCAGTCAAGGTGCTGCAAAAGAAAGCCATCTTAAAGAAAAAAGAG GAGAAACACATCATGTCTGAGCGCAACGTGTTACTGAAGAATGTCAAGCATCCTTTCTTGGTGGGCCTGCATTACTCCTTTCAGACTGCTGATAAACTCTACTTCGTACTGGACTACATTAACGGAGGAGAG CTGTTCTATCACTTGCAAAGGGAGCGATGCTTTCTGGAGCCACGTGCGCGGTTCTATGCAGCCGAGATTGCAAGCGCCTTGGGGTACCTGCACTCGCTGAACATCGTGTACCGAGACCTGAAACCCGAGAACATTCTCTTGGATTCGCAAGGACACATCATCCTGACCGACTTCGGCCTGTGCAAAGAGAACATAGAACCCAATGGAACGACATCAACATTCTGTGGAACACCAGAG TATTTGGCACCTGAGGTGTTACACAAGCAGCCGTACGACCGGACAGTGGACTGGTGGTGTTTGGGTGCAGTGCTGTATGAAATGTTATATGGCTTG CCTCCGTTCTACAGCCGTAACACAGCAGAAATGTACGATAACATCTTGAACAAGCCACTGCAGCTTAAACCCAACATATCTAATGCTGCCAGACACCTGCTGGAAGGCCTGCTGCAAAAAGACCGAACCAAGAGACTGGGCTTCACTGACGACTTT ACTGAGATCAAGAACCACATGTTCTTCTCTCCCATAAACTGGGATGATCTAAATGCCAAGAAGCTCACGCCACCCTTCAACCCTAACGTG ACGGGGCCTAGCGACTTGCGACACTTCGACCCCGAGTTTACCGACGAGCCGGTGCCAAATTCAATCGGCTGCTCCCCGGACAGCGCTCTAGTCACAGCTAGCATCACTGAGGCGGCCGAGGCTTTCCTGGGATTCTCTTACGCCCCTGCCATGGATTCCTACCTGTAG
- the sgk1 gene encoding serine/threonine-protein kinase Sgk1 isoform X4 codes for MRLVHNAEKQSFSFKKCSAFQFVKRKVRRWMRNPKVNVEKVQAKGFLSPCPKCQEGQDLWYTHFPAPYGCCHYSPGRYYLPHPPSPLCQPCAPCTPCQPDKNKTCKVRKWKMLSRHHNDSKVREAESDGHVICPWAMSPLLGSPVLLECCICNGPFITYGHEEAWQPRQRTQAMDLYYHGDPESDYCCPSDTTFMKQRKMGLNDFIQKLSTNSYACKHPEVQSILNLTPPQDAELMNSNPSPPPSPSQQINLGPSSNPTAKPSDFDFLKVIGKGSFGKVLLARHRSDEKFYAVKVLQKKAILKKKEEKHIMSERNVLLKNVKHPFLVGLHYSFQTADKLYFVLDYINGGELFYHLQRERCFLEPRARFYAAEIASALGYLHSLNIVYRDLKPENILLDSQGHIILTDFGLCKENIEPNGTTSTFCGTPEYLAPEVLHKQPYDRTVDWWCLGAVLYEMLYGLPPFYSRNTAEMYDNILNKPLQLKPNISNAARHLLEGLLQKDRTKRLGFTDDFTEIKNHMFFSPINWDDLNAKKLTPPFNPNVTGPSDLRHFDPEFTDEPVPNSIGCSPDSALVTASITEAAEAFLGFSYAPAMDSYL; via the exons GTGCGCAGGTGGATGAGGAATCCAAAAGTGAATGTGGAGAAGGTCCAGGCTAAGGGCTTCCTGTCTCCATGTCCGAAATGTCAGGAGGGGCAGGACCTGTGGTACACGCACTTCCCAGCACCTTACGGCTGCTGCCACTACAGTCCTGGAAGATACTACCTCCCTCACCCCCCCAGCCCTCTCTGTCAGCCCTGTGCCCCCTGCACACCCTGCCAGCCGGACAAGAACAAGACGTGCAAG GTGAGAAAATGGAAGATGCTCAGTCGACATCACAATGATAGTAAGGTGAGAGAGGCAGAGTCCGACGGGCATGTGATCTGCCCCTGGGCGATGTCACCTCTGCTGGGAAGCCCCGTACTGCTGGAATGTTGCATCTGCAACGGGCCCTTCATCACTTACGGACACGAGGAGGCATGGCAACCACGTCAACGCACACAG GCAATGGACCTCTACTACCATGGAGACCCTGAGTCTGATTATTGCTGTCCCTCTGACACCA CCTTTATGAAACAGAGGAAGATGGGACTGAATGACTTTATCCAGAAGCTTTCCACAAACTCTTATGCATGCAAGCA TCCTGAGGTCCAGTCCATCTTGAACTTGACACCTCCACAAGATGCTGAACTGATGAACAGCAACCCTTCCCCACCG CCAAGTCCTTCTCAGCAGATAAACCTCGGTCCTTCTTCAAACCCCACGGCCAAACCGTCGGACTTTGACTTCCTCAAGGTCATCGGAAAAGGCAGCTTTGGCAAGGTTCTTCTGGCCCGCCACCGCAGCGATGAGAAGTTCTATGCAGTCAAGGTGCTGCAAAAGAAAGCCATCTTAAAGAAAAAAGAG GAGAAACACATCATGTCTGAGCGCAACGTGTTACTGAAGAATGTCAAGCATCCTTTCTTGGTGGGCCTGCATTACTCCTTTCAGACTGCTGATAAACTCTACTTCGTACTGGACTACATTAACGGAGGAGAG CTGTTCTATCACTTGCAAAGGGAGCGATGCTTTCTGGAGCCACGTGCGCGGTTCTATGCAGCCGAGATTGCAAGCGCCTTGGGGTACCTGCACTCGCTGAACATCGTGTACCGAGACCTGAAACCCGAGAACATTCTCTTGGATTCGCAAGGACACATCATCCTGACCGACTTCGGCCTGTGCAAAGAGAACATAGAACCCAATGGAACGACATCAACATTCTGTGGAACACCAGAG TATTTGGCACCTGAGGTGTTACACAAGCAGCCGTACGACCGGACAGTGGACTGGTGGTGTTTGGGTGCAGTGCTGTATGAAATGTTATATGGCTTG CCTCCGTTCTACAGCCGTAACACAGCAGAAATGTACGATAACATCTTGAACAAGCCACTGCAGCTTAAACCCAACATATCTAATGCTGCCAGACACCTGCTGGAAGGCCTGCTGCAAAAAGACCGAACCAAGAGACTGGGCTTCACTGACGACTTT ACTGAGATCAAGAACCACATGTTCTTCTCTCCCATAAACTGGGATGATCTAAATGCCAAGAAGCTCACGCCACCCTTCAACCCTAACGTG ACGGGGCCTAGCGACTTGCGACACTTCGACCCCGAGTTTACCGACGAGCCGGTGCCAAATTCAATCGGCTGCTCCCCGGACAGCGCTCTAGTCACAGCTAGCATCACTGAGGCGGCCGAGGCTTTCCTGGGATTCTCTTACGCCCCTGCCATGGATTCCTACCTGTAG
- the slc2a12 gene encoding solute carrier family 2, facilitated glucose transporter member 12, with product MDLPEESVRMTSDPQSKTFLQSPDTHIHLEKSPSAKSGNGTALVLCSVSVACLSGLMMGYEMSLISGALLQLRDVLTLSCPEQEQVVGSLLFGAFLLSLGGGTILDRYGRRFSIILTALLCVLGTLLSVCVVSFWTLVVGRMLVGMAVALSGTASCLYAAEVAPSTWRGRCVCVYELMVVLGMLLGFGLSWAFAGVPDGWRFTFGGVLFPALLQAGIMPLLPQSPRFLLAQQREKEAYATLLRLRAGIKGVDAVEDELRAIRLALGAERLHGFLDLFRSRDNMLQRLLVGAALVFLQQATGQPNILAYASTVLSSVGFHGNEAATLASTGFGVVKVGGTIPAVFLVDKVGPKALLCVGAVIMTLSTATLGAVTMQSRTHVSSLCTGSVSKANLTIFGMGDEIDMQTNTPLGLYQPSDYKLQTKHKSDPFLTSINDTKDHLILNYTYDHRTVLMEPTQGSEKDSSKIALQPLHVNEVSPSLKWISLVSLLVYVAGFSISLGPMVHVVLSAIFPTGIRGKAVSVISAFNWATNLLISMTFLTMTERIGLPTVIFSYAAMSFVLVVFVIVFVPETKGRSLEQISKELAMKNHLSSTLLCHRRKHKATEQPSLEEKALATM from the exons ATGGATTTACCTGAAGAGTCCGTAAGGATGACTTCTGACCCTCAGAGCAAAACATTTCTACAGAGTCCAGATACACACATACATCTAGAGAAAAGCCCATCTGCAAAATCGG GTAATGGCACAGCTCTGGTGTTGTGTTCCGTGTCTGTGGCCTGCCTGAGTGGGTTGATGATGGGTTATGAGATGAGTCTGATATCAGGAGCTTTGCTTCAACTCAGGGATGTTTTGACTCTTTCCTGCCCAGAGCAAGAGCAAGTCGTTGGGTCTCTTCTGTTCGGAGCCTTCCTCCTCTCCCTGGGTGGCGGCACCATCCTGGACCGTTACGGACGGCGGTTCTCTATCATTCTCACTGCGCTTCTGTGTGTGTTGGGGACGcttctgagtgtgtgtgtggtgtcaTTTTGGACGCTGGTGGTCGGGCGGATGTTGGTCGGCATGGCGGTAGCGCTGTCAGGCACAGCGTCTTGCCTGTATGCGGCGGAAGTGGCACCGTCCACCTGGCGtggaaggtgtgtgtgtgtatatgagtTAATGGTAGTTTTAGGGATGCTGTTGGGTTTTGGACTGAGTTGGGCATTCGCAGGGGTCCCGGATGGATGGAGGTTTACATTCGGTGGCGTACTGTTTCCAGCTTTGCTGCAAGCCGGCATCATGCCGCTATTGCCTCAGAGTCCGCGTTTTTTGCTAGCTCAACAACGTGAGAAAGAGGCTTACGCCACTCTCCTCCGTCTCCGTGCAGGGATCAAAGGAGTGGACGCGGTGGAGGACGAACTTCGGGCTATTCGTCTGGCACTGGGGGCGGAGCGCCTGCACGGCTTCCTGGACCTCTTCCGTTCCCGTGACAACATGCTTCAGAGACTGCTTGTTGGCGCTGCTCTGGTTTTCTTGCAGCAGGCTACGGGACAGCCCAACATTTTGGCGTACGCATCAACTGTTCTTAGCAGCGTGGGCTTTCATGGGAACGAGGCAGCGACACTTGCGTCCACAGGGTTTGGTGTTGTTAAAGTGGGCGGGACCATTCCTGCAGTCTTCTTAGTGGACAAAGTGGGGCCTAAAGCCCTTCTGTGTGTTGGAGCCGTAATCATGACCTTGTCAACAGCAACTCTGGGGGCCGTTACTATGCAGAGCCGCACACATGTTTCCAGCCTATGCACGGGCTCCGTAAGTAAAGCAAACCTTACGATATTTGGGATGGGAGATGAGATTGACATGCAGACGAACACTCCACTGGGCTTATACCAGCCTTCCGATTATAAACTTCAAACCAAGCACAAATCCGATCCTTTCCTCACTAGCATTAATGACACTAAGGACCATTTGATTTTAAACTACACTTATGATCATAGGACAGTATTGATGGAACCGACTCAGGGTTCTGAGAAAGACAGTTCAAAAATTGCTCTTCAGCCTCTTCATGTTAATGAGGTGTCGCCCTCTCTGAAATGGATCTCTCTGGTCAGCCTGCTGGTATATGTAGCTGGATTCTCCATCAGCTTGGGACCAA TGGTTCATGTGGTTTTGAGTGCGATCTTTCCGACTGGCATCCGTGGAAAGGCTGTGTCTGTCATCTCTGCTTTTAACTGGGCCACAAATTTGCTCATATCGATGACTTTCCTTACCATGacag AGAGGATCGGCCTGCCCACCGTGATCTTCTCCTATGCTGCTATGAGCTTTGTGTTGGTGGTGTTTGTGATTGTATTCGTGCCAGAGACGAAAGGCCGATCACTGGAACAGATCTCTAAGGAACTTGCCATGAA GAATCACCTGAGCAGCACACTGCTATGTCATAGAAGAAAACACAAGGCTACAGAACAACCCTCATTGGAGGAAAAAGCTCTTGCAACCATGTGA